One genomic window of Punica granatum isolate Tunisia-2019 chromosome 1, ASM765513v2, whole genome shotgun sequence includes the following:
- the LOC116206106 gene encoding protein NTM1-like 9: MDIPHIPGLDFYPSNIQLLAHYLKQRILDHFHSRDPNHSTNHHLIPDIELYNWELKKLSRQYDRLAEARSNGRQWFFFCLRKEKYRNSNRSERTVQNVGYWKITSSDKKVKSEDTGEEIGKKKTLTFYRGRIPSGIKTNWGMHEYYLNPSYLGYNIEEMPFVVCHVFKRSGRRGDDNVESASHANDDSGGPASSESRAPTHEAASNEEQGMWQSLSDIQQLSHDIPDYSTGFTGGAGYHSYTNSDGLFNGYRSNNYYASPDETYDHQQYQGDWNSHNHY, translated from the exons ATGGACATTCCACATATCCCAGGATTAGATTTTTACCCATCTAACATCCAACTTCTGGCTCATTACTTGAAGCAGAGGATTCTGGACCACTTTCACTCCAGAGATCCCAATCATTCGACGAATCATCACTTGATCCCGGACATCGAGCTCTACAACTGGGAGCTCAAGAAACTGAGTCGCCAGTACGATA GGTTAGCGGAGGCAAGGTCTAATGGAAGGCAGTGGTTCTTCTTCTGTCTCCGAAAAGAGAAGTACCGTAACAGCAATCGGTCCGAGAGGACTGTTCAAAATGTTGGTTATTGGAAGATCACTAGTTCAGACAAGAAAGTGAAGAGCGAAGACACTGGCGAAGAGATAGGCAAGAAGAAGACATTGACTTTCTACCGAGGGCGTATTCCTAGTGGGATCAAGACCAACTGGGGAATGCATGAATACTACCTAAATCCATCGTATCTCGGCTACAACATTGAAGAG ATGCCGTTTGTTGTCTGTCATGTATTTAAGAGAAGTGGCAGAAGGGGTGACGATAATGTCGAATCAGCAAGTCATGCAAATGATGATTCCGGCGGCCCTGCCTCATCTGAAAGCCGTGCGCCTACTCACGAAGCTGCTTCAAATGAG GAGCAAGGAATGTGGCAATCACTCTCTGATATTCAGCAACTTTCTCACGACATCCCGGACTACAGTACCGGGTTCACTGGAGGGGCCGGTTATCACTCTTACACCAACAGTGATGGGCTCTTTAATGGCTATCGCTCTAACAATTACTATGCATCTCCTGATGAAACTTACGACCACCAACAGTACCAAGGTGACTGGAACTCCCACAACCACTACTAG
- the LOC116192516 gene encoding NAC domain-containing protein 71-like: protein MEVPHIPGLDFDPSSIQLLNHYLKQRNLDYFHSGDPSYSTNCHLIPDIELYNWDPEELPGQYYRIANARSNGRQWFFFCLRKEKYRNSNRSERTVQNVGYWKITSSDKKVKSEDTGEEIGKKKTLTFYRGRIPSGIKTNWGMHEYYLNPSYLGYNIEEMPFVVCHVFKRSGRRGDDNVESASHANDDSGGPASSESRAPTHEAASNEEQGMWQSLSDIQQLSHDIPDYSTGFTGGAGYHSYTNSDGLFNGYRSNNYYASPDETYDHQQYQGDWNSHNHY, encoded by the exons ATGGAAGTTCCGCATATCCCAGGATTAGATTTTGACCCATCTAGCATCCAGCTGCTGAATCATTACTTGAAGCAGAGGAATTTGGACTACTTCCACTCCGGGGATCCCAGTTATTCGACGAATTGTCATCTGATCCCGGATATCGAGCTCTACAACTGGGATCCCGAGGAACTTCCTGGCCAGTACTATA GGATAGCAAATGCGAGGTCTAATGGAAGGCAGTGGTTTTTCTTCTGTCTTCGAAAAGAGAAGTACCGTAACAGCAATCGGTCCGAGAGGACTGTTCAAAATGTTGGTTATTGGAAGATCACTAGTTCAGACAAGAAAGTGAAGAGCGAAGACACTGGCGAAGAGATAGGCAAGAAGAAGACATTGACTTTCTACCGAGGGCGTATTCCTAGTGGGATCAAGACCAACTGGGGAATGCATGAATACTACCTAAATCCATCGTATCTCGGCTACAACATTGAAGAG ATGCCGTTTGTTGTCTGTCATGTATTTAAGAGAAGTGGCAGAAGGGGTGACGATAATGTCGAATCAGCAAGTCATGCAAATGATGATTCCGGCGGCCCTGCCTCATCTGAAAGCCGTGCGCCTACTCACGAAGCTGCTTCAAATGAG GAGCAAGGAATGTGGCAATCACTCTCTGATATTCAGCAACTTTCTCACGACATCCCGGACTACAGTACCGGGTTCACTGGAGGGGCCGGTTATCACTCTTACACCAACAGTGATGGGCTCTTTAATGGCTATCGCTCTAACAATTACTATGCATCTCCTGATGAAACTTACGACCACCAACAGTACCAAGGTGACTGGAACTCCCACAACCACTACTAG